A genomic stretch from Chitinispirillum alkaliphilum includes:
- a CDS encoding sensory transduction histidine kinase has translation MTSCSILVTSCSILVTSCSILVTSCSILVTSCSILVTSCSILVTSCSILVTSCSILVTSCSILVTSCSILVTSCSILVTSCSIPVTSCSILVTSCSILVTSCSILVTSCSILVNKKECQRREKALFSKME, from the coding sequence GTGACATCATGTAGCATTCTGGTGACATCATGTAGCATTCTGGTGACATCATGTAGCATTCTGGTGACATCATGTAGCATTCTGGTGACATCATGTAGCATTCTGGTGACATCATGTAGCATTCTGGTGACATCATGTAGCATTCTGGTGACATCATGTAGCATTCTGGTGACATCATGTAGCATTCTGGTGACATCATGTAGCATTCTGGTGACATCATGTAGCATTCTGGTGACATCATGTAGCATTCCGGTGACATCATGTAGCATTCTGGTGACATCATGTAGCATTCTGGTGACATCATGTAGCATTCTGGTGACATCATGTAGCATACTGGTGAACAAAAAAGAATGTCAAAGGAGAGAAAAAGCTTTGTTTTCAAAAATGGAATAG